From a single Pleurodeles waltl isolate 20211129_DDA chromosome 10, aPleWal1.hap1.20221129, whole genome shotgun sequence genomic region:
- the LOC138261110 gene encoding CUB domain-containing protein 2-like isoform X1, producing MKTTTTTTAATTTTPTSATSTTVKAPTALMKIITSTPTTTTKTTETTTTKATTTPTTLGTTTTVSNDRACGGTLTAKSGEITTPYYPLQYPRSTQCTWIIRATKLVNITFVDFELESGMNCTFDFMKFDDLSEIPVYIPKSKYCGTVAPNTWVSFRSSVQIIFSSDRTVQMRGFKLRYTAE from the exons ATGaagaccacaaccaccaccacagcagcaacaaccaCCACCCCCACTTCAGCGACCTCCACCACTGTAAAGGCTCCCACTGCGTTGATGAAGATAATTACCAGCACTCCAACGACAACGACCAAAACAACTGAAACTACAACCACAAAGGCAACAACAACTCCAACTACTCTGGGAACTACCACCACTGTTTCCAATGATCGAG CTTGTGGTGGCACACTGACGGCTAAGTCTGGAGAAATAACCACCCCATACTATCCTCTGCAGTACCCAAGATCTACACAGTGCACCTGGATCATCAGAGCCACTAAACTG GTGAACATAACATTTGTAGATTTTGAGTTGGAAAGTGGCATGAATTGTACGTTCGACTTCATGAAGTTTGATGACCTATCTGAAATTCCAGTATACATTCCGAAAAGCAAATACTGCGGCACTGTTGCACCCAACACTTGGGTGTCTTTCAGAAGCTCTGTGCAAATAATCTTCTCCAGTGACAGAACTGTGCAGATGAGGGGGTTTAAACTACGTTACACTGCAG